The Legionella sp. PATHC032 genome has a window encoding:
- a CDS encoding antitoxin Xre-like helix-turn-helix domain-containing protein: MQTNTSSLQNIPDDVVWKSLTNLVERFDLKESEARILMGDMPRSTYTSHKAKLNRDQKERVSYLLGIYKSLRILFEDGEQARTWINRKNNLPPFNGLTPKEYMLEGGIVRLADVRKFLDFWRGY; the protein is encoded by the coding sequence ATGCAAACGAATACAAGCTCTTTACAAAACATACCAGATGACGTGGTATGGAAATCTTTAACTAATCTTGTAGAGCGTTTTGATCTAAAAGAAAGCGAAGCCCGTATTTTAATGGGAGATATGCCTCGCTCCACATACACTTCCCATAAAGCAAAATTAAACAGGGATCAAAAAGAGCGAGTTTCTTATCTTCTGGGGATTTATAAGTCTTTACGCATATTGTTTGAAGACGGAGAGCAAGCCAGAACCTGGATTAATCGTAAAAATAACTTACCTCCATTTAACGGTTTAACACCAAAAGAATATATGCTGGAAGGAGGGATAGTTCGTCTTGCAGATGTGAGGAAATTTCTGGATTTCTGGAGAGGTTATTAG
- a CDS encoding methyltransferase, producing the protein MIDTVQNEPNIHFTYNYKQPDEYHFSLDSIHLAIFVAKQLKPYRDLGSLRVLDLCAGCGVIGIELSWHLQAIRQIDFIEIQDIYTEYFYQNIANVNRPELQLRWHLLNYDELHEKKWEGKFDLIISNPPYFQPGHGMLSPSKFKNRCRFYLDSSFQNYIRALENSLANKGRAYFLLRPLKHHGLDLFSDIQKIVQETSVTAKKISHIRGSDIILLEKR; encoded by the coding sequence ATGATTGATACCGTGCAGAACGAACCAAATATCCATTTTACATACAATTACAAACAACCTGACGAATATCATTTCAGTCTTGATTCAATTCACCTTGCGATATTTGTCGCCAAACAATTAAAACCCTATAGAGATCTTGGCTCATTAAGAGTATTAGATCTCTGCGCAGGCTGTGGAGTTATTGGAATTGAACTATCATGGCATCTTCAAGCAATCCGGCAGATTGATTTTATCGAGATCCAGGATATTTATACTGAATATTTTTATCAAAACATAGCTAACGTCAATCGACCTGAATTGCAACTTCGCTGGCACCTTTTAAATTATGATGAACTACATGAAAAAAAATGGGAAGGCAAATTTGATTTGATTATCAGTAATCCACCCTATTTCCAACCAGGCCATGGAATGCTTTCCCCTTCCAAATTTAAAAATCGTTGCAGATTTTATTTAGATAGCTCCTTTCAAAATTATATTCGAGCTCTGGAAAATTCACTTGCCAATAAAGGTAGGGCTTATTTCTTATTACGACCGCTAAAACATCATGGTCTTGATTTATTTTCTGATATACAAAAAATCGTGCAGGAAACATCAGTAACAGCAAAAAAAATATCACATATCCGTGGTTCGGATATTATTTTATTAGAAAAGCGGTAG